From Mycobacterium colombiense CECT 3035:
CAGCGCGGCGACCTTCCGTCGCCGCGACGCGAGGGCCCGGGTTTTCCTTTCCAGCGACGGGGCGGCGGCGAGCACCTCGGTCTCCCAGGCGTCGAACGCGACCGGCTCGGACGATCCCGCGCCGTGGGCCAGGATCTCGTCGAGCAGCGCGTCTGCCTCCAGGGACGACGGCCGACCGCCCTGCTCGCGGATCGCTTGGCGCCGTAGCGCGATGAGCCGCAATTCCGAGTCGATCTTCTCGCGGTCGCGCATATCAATCAGTTTGAGAGCGTCGCGCGTTTGTCACAACTCCCGGTGAACAAAAGACCGTCGCCGCATTGAAGTCACGCGGTCCGATGCGACAGACTCGCGGTGGGCCAACCAACCGCCGCCGTGGGGATTCGAGGCAATGGACGGACGTGATCACCGTGAGCCGTGACCGGCGTGCCGGGGCGCTCGTCGTCGGCGCGATCGCGCTCGCGATCGTCGGCTGTTCGGCGCCGCATCCGACGGCCACGACCGGCCCGACCACACCCACACGCGTCGCCGCGCCGCCGGCTCCGACGACGCGCATGGTGCCCGCGGACGCCGGAACGCCCGGTGGCGCGCAGCCCCGACTGGCGTCGGACCCCGCGCAGCTGGCCGACGACCTCGTCGCCGACGAGCGAGCGCTGCGTGATCCGGGAACACCCGAGCCGGCGCTGACGGCGGCGGCGCACCGCGAGCAGGCGGCCTACCGTGCCATCGGACGCCACCCCGAATGGGACGCCACCACGCGCCCGCGCATCCCGCCGGAACTGGTCGATGTCTACGACCGCAACGTCGACGCCCGCCGCCAACTCACCGCGTTGACCCCGGTGCGAGAAACCTTGCCGGCGTGGCGGATCGAGCCCCCGGCACCGGCCGACGAGCTGCTGAACTACTACCACCAGGCGGAAGCGGAATCCGGCGTCGGCTGGAATTACCTGGCGGCGATCAACTTCGTCGAAAGCCGCTTCGGCAGCATCGTCGGCGCGAGCACCGCAGGCGCACAGGGGCCCATGCAGTTCCTGCCCTCGACGTTCGCCGGTTACGGCCAGGGTGGCGACATCCACTCGCCCCACGACAGCATCCTGGCGGCG
This genomic window contains:
- a CDS encoding transglycosylase SLT domain-containing protein, which codes for MSRDRRAGALVVGAIALAIVGCSAPHPTATTGPTTPTRVAAPPAPTTRMVPADAGTPGGAQPRLASDPAQLADDLVADERALRDPGTPEPALTAAAHREQAAYRAIGRHPEWDATTRPRIPPELVDVYDRNVDARRQLTALTPVRETLPAWRIEPPAPADELLNYYHQAEAESGVGWNYLAAINFVESRFGSIVGASTAGAQGPMQFLPSTFAGYGQGGDIHSPHDSILAAGRFLAANGFANDRDHALYGYNHAGEYVRAVDQYAALIAADPATFAAYYRWDVYCLTTAGDVLLPIGYDEASPVPAAAYVAAHPQ